The genomic stretch TCATGGAATTCGATGATTGCTGTATATGCTGAGAATGAGTCACCAATGGAAGGGATCAGTTGTTTTACATTAATGAGAAGGAGTGGAATTCAACCTGATGATGCCACTTTGGTGGCACTGCTTCAGGCATGTGAAAGTGTAGGTTCTATTAGACTATTAGAGTCTATTCACTGTGTAATATGTTGCCGTGGGTTCTACAGACAGATGTCGATTATGActgctctttcttctttgtATGCCAAGACTGGGAGGTTGGATGCCTCCCACCGAGTTTTTCTTGAGATAAGAAATCCAGATAGTATAGCTTGGACTGCAATGCTTGCCGGCTATGCAGCTCATGGATATGGGTCAGAAGCAGTCACTCTTTTTGAGCTCATGGTTAAGAAAGGTATGATGCCTGATCATGTCACATTTACTCATCTATTAAATGCTTGTAGCCATTCAGGGCTagtagaagaaggaaaatggtACTTCCGAACTATGTTAGAACTTTATGGGGTGGAGCCTACATTGGACCATTATTCGTGCATGGTTGATCTGCTCGGTCGTTCTGGGTTCTTAGAAGATGCGTACGAGCTTATCAAGAGCATGGCAATGGAGCCTAATTCTGGGGTCTGGGGTGCTCTTCTCGGTGCATGCAGAATTTACAGAAATGATGAACTCGGAAAGGAAGCTGCAGAGCACTTGATTAATCTGGACCCTTCGGATGCAAGAAATTATATTGTGCTCTCAAATATATACTCAGCGGTCGGTCTATGGAAAGATGCTTCAGAAATGAGAGCATTAATGAAGGAAAATTTTGTTGCTAGATTGCCTGGATGTAGTTATATTGAACATGGAAATAAGATCCATCAATTTGTTGTGGGTGACCGGTCTCATCCACTGTCACATATGATATACACCAAATTGACAGAACTGATTGGGAAGATTCGCAGGGCCGGACTCACTCCTAAAACGGAATTTGTCTTGCATGATGTCGATGAGGAGTCGAAAGAGGATATGATCAATGAGCACTGCGAGAAGTTAGCAATCTCATTTGGGATTTTGGTGACTAACCCAGGTAGAACCTTAATAATAAGGAAGAATCTAAGAATCTGTGGCGACTGTCACAGCTTTGCCAAGATGATATCGTTGATTGAAAAGCGCACCATCATAATTCGAGATCCAAAGCGGTTTCACCATTTTACTGATGGAATATGTTCGTGTGCTGACTATTGGTGACTCGGTTTCACATTTGGCCGAGTTACTATTATCTTTTCTTGCGGAGGTTAGATAGAATCTGTACAACAGATGTATAGTTCAAATGCAAAGCTTTGGGGTTGATGGCAATTTCTATCTGAGACAGGACGCTGTTGGGTATTGATTTAGTGTGGGAAACAGAACAAACTTCTTGACCGCTCCGCCAGAAATGAAGTGATACTTGAATAAGTGTAAGAATCTGTTGTCCTTCGTATTATGAATATGTGGCGTAGATGCAATGCGGCAGATTTAAAAGCCTTGACGATTGATGTTTCAATAAGcttcacaaacaaaaaaaaaaattcctggaCGTGTTCTTCAAATGACAAATTACCTTTGGCGTTCGCCAACCATTACAAAGTAAAAAACTGAGCCGTAGAGCAATAAGAATGTGAAAGAGATATCTAGGAAGAAACTCATTCTCTCTTCGGCAGGGAATTCCACTTCGCTACTAGTCTATAGAGCAAAATAAGTGATCCAAACAGATTTagcagttattttattttcttacatCACCGCTTACCTTCTGCAAATAATTCCCCTTCCTCCATTTGCACTTCCGCATGCAACCTCGAATGATTCTCCTTTTCCCAATGAGTCGGGTCTCAGTCTCGACCCGAAGCTCGAAACTGCGCAATCCCTTGCGAAGAGATCGGAAGCAGCAAATCTCTCCGCTCCTCCCATAATCGGCATTGGTGCTGTTATTTTGACTCTGCTTTGGTAATTTGTCTTGTAGGTCTGCCCGAGCACTCCATCTACGCTCTGGCTCAGCGAGTAGAATTTGAAGTTGAGCTCCAGATGGGCATAGCAGTTGTCCTCCGTCACATTGTATCCATGCACCCGAGATTCCTCTGCTGTAATAGGTACTACTCGAGCAACTATGGTGAACAGCTCTTCCATTTTGACTTCCACCTTGTTATTCTTCACAGGCCGTAGGATCTCCAGTCCTGTCTCTGGTGACCGCCATCTTTGGCGCTCGCCTATTGGCACCTTGATTTCTTCTCCATCAAGACGGATCAGCATATTATTTGCCGACTCTTCCCATTTTGAAACTCGTCGCGCACCGATATAAAGCTTATGGGACCTGAACAAGATGCCGACAGACTCAACCCAGGTGAAGTCCCTTCCCTTACTACTGCTTTTGCCAATGAAATGGGCATTGATGTGAATGCTAGGATCAGAAACCAAGCAGAAGTCCTTGTCCTTCTCGCCGTGAAAGTAGAACATGACCCCATCACCTCCGATGAACCGTGGGTCTTGGCACACAGCCCCTGGCCTATCGCAAGCTAATTTTGATCCAAAAGAAGTTCATCAAAACATTACTAAGTATGCTATATTGTGATCGAGACCATAGAAAGTTAGGAACAGCAATGCTAGAACACATAACAGTGTAGGACGTAGGACAAAATGAGGATCTGAGTCCTGCTCTTTAATTGTACACCAGGAATTGAGTTGGAGTGAATTCGTGTTCATTCTAAGGAAACAGGTGGTGCGAATAGTTATCATTTACGCGTGAACTTTCGTGAAGAGAGATGGTAAAGTGGCAAAGAATCCAATTCTTACCGCAATAAGGTTTACACAGTCTGCAATCTACTTCACATAGTCTAGGACAAGCAGGCGGACAAGTGTGGAGGATTCCATAACACTGGCCGAAAAACGGATTGTGGCACGCCGCTTTGCCCGCGCTCGCTCCAATGGCCATGACCCCAAAGAAGCATAGCATGCCGAAAAGCAGTGACGGGCCTCTCatgtttgttttgtcttttttttttctgcgtcCTTCCTTGCAGTGTGAGCTCAGCTCAAGAGAAGGGTCAGTACTTAAACCACCGGAAGTGTCTGAGGTGCTTGGTGTTTTTATGGTACTGAAACACTAGCTACCACTGTGAAGTAGGAGAGCGAGGTTAGGTGGTCGCTTGCGGGAGATCTTTGATGAATCAAAACGAGGTCAACCCCTGTTTTTAAGTACTCGATCGGACACATGCAAGCATTGCAGTTTGTGAAGTACACCTTGGGACTCTTGAGCGTATATGAGCAAGCGAGTGCATGTGTTTCACTAGTCAACATTCGAGGTCTTCCATGAGCAACCATTGGAGATTGATTGATTCTAAACAAGCGGTGACAAAAGCTGTCATCGTATATTTTAGCATTAGTCTGCGTTTGGATGGATCCAATGTCTAGGGATGAGAGTTGACCAACTCCCTCCATGTGGGGATTCTCCCGAGGATTAATTGCACTCAAGACTTTTTCCATATCGTGATATCAAAagaactaagaaaaaaatttcaaataaagaatatgaaatgaaatttattccaaataagagtccgaaatactattattttctcaaataaaagcctaaaatgGAACTTACTTGAGTCTATAAGAAGGGCTTGCCTCACTGGCTagtcaagggcattttcttcctttattttatttattattagttTACTTgctaaaatttttcataaaaaagacaaactaaaaaaacaaggctgaaagtaaaaaaaaaaaaaaaaaatacatgcagCAGGGCAACTCCTTTGGTGGGGGCATCGGTGATGGCTGGTGGGGTCCCCAACCGGAGGCGAGGGCCGCAACTCTctcccggatctaggcgaggcccGGTGATGGGGTAGCGACTTGGGAGGGTAGCTCTCCcgcctgtattttttttttcttttttgaaaagcttttagttttttcaatcttcaatctaatttaggttaaaattatctttggacAAAAATTCTCTTGATCAGCCGTAATATTTAGCTGACCGGCGGGGGATCAATTTTTTCTACCCAATTGCTCTATCCTAATAACATTACAACTTTGGACCTCAGCATGTCCTTAAAAGGCTTAATGGGAAGTTGGAAGAGAAGTCTTCCGTAAGTGTTTTTGATCTTTCAATAAGCAATGATCACTTTTAATAAATAAACCTCATGATCCTCTAATAAATTCTAGGAACTCATAAGCAagacttaaatttttttggcaacTTATTGTGCTTTTCCTATCTTTCGGCTCTGTTAGTTTCAAATTAATGTTGTATTTCAGCTATATCTTTTTAAAACTAAGATCTTTTATCTACTTCCATCttatttgaaaggaaaagttTAGTTTCACTTTCCCTGAGAGACCCCAACATaaaaaagtagtaaaacaatAACGTCTTGTAATTCCCTAGAGTTAAGaggatttctttcccttttttctccatACACTAAGTAGAAAGctaaattataatattaaagcATATTTTTCTCTCAATAATGAACAATTTATTGACCTAAGTAATGCACAAAATAACCCAACAATAACACCCTTGTGATTAGAAAAAACTCCTCTTTTTGTATATAACTAGTTATCTTTCCGTGCTAAGCCCGTGTTTTACGTTATAATTCGGAAAAACATTTGAATAGTTATTCAACAATAAATATTTGCCGACCTTTGGTTTTACATTAATCCTTAATGGAAGCTTGAATTTGTAAAGGTCGGTTTTAAGATTAATACACTATAAATAATGGCTCGCACTATTTCCACCTCCTTATTGGCTCATGACACCCCCTTTCACATTAGGTTGATCATATTATCCCTTGTGGATCCCACTCTTGATGTGAAATTATTTTacgaaaagaaaaacttatccACATCCCTTCCAAACAACTTATTTGTTTTACTTGAGCCGCTTCTTCCACACACGTTACATTTCAACCTTTCTTCATGTTTGTCTTCTTTTGAACTTATTCACTATTACTATAATCTAAGCAAGCACTAATCATATACTAGAGTAAAGAAATGTTAGttttatttgcaaattgttTAATGAATTTCATTATCATGATCgagaatttttttactttaatttttggatcaaaTTTACGAGAATTTAGTCAAACCTCAAATATTATAGTTTATTTATGCATTATACGCAATGTAATCATAGAATATTCTCTTACTTGTGCTCAagttattttttcaataatagtttcctagtataaaaaataaagaaatatacaAATTATTAATAGAATAAttagctttctttttttgccggAAACACAATAATTAGTAAGCTATCTACCAAATAaaccattttttgaaaagaggTACGCCGATTTTGttgcaaatgaaaaaagaattggTCGATAATATAGATCAATAGTGGGCCAAGACTTGTCCGAACCACCCTTCTGATGTTCCCGCACGTAATGCTATGGACCGCGACAAGACCGATGACAGTCAACCCAATGACCTGATTATTTCCCCACTTTGATTGACAGATAAAAATGACAGAAATGATCCATAATTTTTagtatatatttaatttaatctctaaactatgaaaaaatatttaattttgtctttaaatttaaattgatagaAAGAAATATTGAACATAAATATGTACCGAAATTTCAAGGAACCACGTCAAATAAATTTAAGTTCGGGATTCATATTTCACCTTGACGAAAAGTTTAGAGTCCATTTTGTTATTACCCCTTTAGGGATACTTATGGATGGACCTCAGTAAGTCCTAAAATTACTACATCTAAGGTCAATCCGGACCTCGAGATTCCTTAGATGTAAAGCAACAAGAGGGTGTTCCTGGGccaatgagaaagaaaaatatttgctgGGGGCTTTGGATAATAATGGAGAAGGGAGACTTCACGTCAACTTAAGTTAGCTATTACCGAGTAAGGTCGTAGGGTAGCATCCCTCAAGCGAGTCCTCGTAGATTCGGTTTCTGCATTATTGACATGTGTTTCGCATAATGTCTAGTAAGTGATTACTCCTTAGGAATAGTTATGATGAAtataatcttttgaaaattcacGTTTTTTTCATCGTTGGCCGTACGGTATGAACCTAGGCCTCGCGCCAGGAAGGTCGACTGGATCACAGCAGGGGCGGCCCCGTCGGATGTTGACCCCCGCCGCTCGAATCTCTGACCAAGAAAACCGCGGGACTGACCGTCCCCTCGATCCAGGCCGTCGCTTTCCCAATCGTAACCCGTGCATCGTACGTTCCCGATCCCCCTTCATGGGACCTACACCGACACGTGTCGAACGGACATACAGagtgttcttttctcttttttttcccgtcCGAAAATGAATCTACCGAGTTTTGTTTTGGAGGGGGGAAAAGAAGAGTCCAGGATAAACTCCAATCCAAACGCGGTATATGCTCTGGGaatattctctctctatctctctccaaACATAAATACAAAACTAATATGACCAACTAAAATATCATGCCTCGACATGAACACACTGCCGCGACTAAGAAAACAGGCCACAAGACGCGACATGGCACGATCACGAAACATATCAATGTAGACGGAACTTGATAAGCAAACCCCGTATGAAAAATATAGTCAAAGATATAACGCGATAAATACGTGTGTTCACGACAAGTTTTGTAATTccacttcaaaataaaagataatatcTCTTCTTATACAATGACAATCGCGTGAAAATGTATTTCGAATTTCATCGTTTTCGTCTTATAAATTTAAAGTCTTTAACACTGCGAGTATTAAACTTGTTAAAATATGGTATAATCACGTCAAGCCGAAAGCCGATGATATACATCCACACAATTTATAACCGTCAGATTCTTATCTAAACGGATGAAGCGGATTAATCCACGCGAGGCGCGATTTTGAACGTTGCGGAACCTGTTCAAACCAAGTTGGAAACCAATTTAATTGCGGATTACGTCGTGCAAGCGGATCATGTCGAGAATTGTCGGGTCTATCGGACCCGATTTAAGCTCctcaaaaaggaaacaaaatagAAGCGCCTGCATTTGGATAAAGCCCTCATGGCCCTCCTCACTGACCCACTGTCCCACCCTTTGGTTGCAAAAGAGCACGCAGAAAACAGAAATCTAAACCCACCATCACCCACCGAGTCCCACTCGGTCTCCCAACTCAGCCGCGCGTACAAACTCGTTCCGAGTTCACGCcctgcatcatcatcatcttcatcgttCAGGGGAAGTTACAGGGAGAGGAGAAGGCCGGAAAAAGGGAAGAGTTTCCGCTGAACTTTTTATCTCTTCTTCGAGTGCTCAACTTTGTGCCGTCCATGGATTCTCCCGCCACGACCGCCGCTCTCTCCGATACCCAGCAGCAGCACCTCCTCCACAAGCTCGACCTCTTCAGGCTCCAGGGCCGCGACCGGCGGGGCCGCGCTGTCCTCCGCGTCGTCGGCAAGTTCTTCC from Rhodamnia argentea isolate NSW1041297 chromosome 2, ASM2092103v1, whole genome shotgun sequence encodes the following:
- the LOC125313930 gene encoding uncharacterized protein LOC125313930, with translation MRGPSLLFGMLCFFGVMAIGASAGKAACHNPFFGQCYGILHTCPPACPRLCEVDCRLCKPYCACDRPGAVCQDPRFIGGDGVMFYFHGEKDKDFCLVSDPSIHINAHFIGKSSSKGRDFTWVESVGILFRSHKLYIGARRVSKWEESANNMLIRLDGEEIKVPIGERQRWRSPETGLEILRPVKNNKVEVKMEELFTIVARVVPITAEESRVHGYNVTEDNCYAHLELNFKFYSLSQSVDGVLGQTYKTNYQSRVKITAPMPIMGGAERFAASDLFARDCAVSSFGSRLRPDSLGKGESFEVACGSANGGRGIICRR
- the LOC115738767 gene encoding pentatricopeptide repeat-containing protein At5g40410, mitochondrial, producing the protein MITKCSLPSVVFNLSHAHFKTQNYNHPLRARAALPDPLSCRLHSCSDADSLVSFLIFALGKCSSASYCEAVHARVLKSASYGHGFIGDQLVSKYVAVGCEKHAEKLFDEIPEKDLVSWNSLISGFSRKGCLAKCLYAFRRMRNEAFMNPNEVTLVSVISSCADVKALDEGRSIHGLSERLGMLMEVKVVNSLVNMYGKCGKLGAACHLFEVMPVRSLVSWNSMIAVYAENESPMEGISCFTLMRRSGIQPDDATLVALLQACESVGSIRLLESIHCVICCRGFYRQMSIMTALSSLYAKTGRLDASHRVFLEIRNPDSIAWTAMLAGYAAHGYGSEAVTLFELMVKKGMMPDHVTFTHLLNACSHSGLVEEGKWYFRTMLELYGVEPTLDHYSCMVDLLGRSGFLEDAYELIKSMAMEPNSGVWGALLGACRIYRNDELGKEAAEHLINLDPSDARNYIVLSNIYSAVGLWKDASEMRALMKENFVARLPGCSYIEHGNKIHQFVVGDRSHPLSHMIYTKLTELIGKIRRAGLTPKTEFVLHDVDEESKEDMINEHCEKLAISFGILVTNPGRTLIIRKNLRICGDCHSFAKMISLIEKRTIIIRDPKRFHHFTDGICSCADYW